The nucleotide window GTTTGAGTCAAGTCAGCTTTCAGGTAGAGGAAGTTGGAGCACAAAGTATGATATCTCCCACCTGGGATAAAATCGTGTCATACTAAACACTTTGGGAATTGCACTTTTTGCTAAATCACTTATTGCTCAGCACAGAAatgttagaacaaggaaacagtcGACTGTTTGGCCcaatgtcagtttaatgtgactgggtggagtgtcatgtctgacgtcttcggcatgatatgtCAGTAGCGGAAGTCCTTAGGTGGCATGGATCGGCCCTATCACAAGAGGACATAGTGCATGACGACTCCTcatcttatgactgaaaagGTACGATATGAAAACTGAGAGTAAACCTGTAACCATGGAAAATAATTGTAGAATCTTCTTACTTGTGACACATCTGAGACATACTTGTGACACACCTGGGGCATACTTGTGACACACCTGGGATATGTTTGTGACACATCTTGGACATACGTTTGACACCCCTGGGATATACTTGTGACACATCTGGGATATACTTGTGATACACCTAAGGCATACTTGTAACATATTTGGGACAAACTTGTGACACCTGGGTTATATTTGTGACATGCCTTGGACATACTTGTGACACACCTGGGATAGACTTGTGACAAACAAAGGACATACTTGTGGCACACCTGTGATATACTTGTGACACATCTGGGATATAGTTGTGATATGCCAAGGGCATGATTGTGAAACATCTGGGACATACTTGAGATAAATGTAGGACATACTTGTCCTGTGATACACCTGGGACACACTTGTGACACCTGGGATATACTTGAGACACACCTGGGATACATTTGTGACACAGCTAGGACTTACTTGTGACATACCTGGGATGTACTTGTGACACACCTGGGATACACTTGTGACACACCTAGGACTTACTTGTGACACACCTGGGATGTACTTGTGACACACCTGGGATGTACTTGTGACACACCTGAGATACACTTGTGACACACCTAGGACATGCTTGTGACTCACCTGGGAaagttcacacacacacagttcaGTGCTCAAGGTTATCCCAGATGCAGTTCCAAGCTCAGTTGAATGGAGTGAAATCAAGGGAAGTCTTCTGAATGCtgatatgtttatacatgtgatGTTACAGTGAGTATGGCATATTCAGCGAGTTAACTCACTGGATATTCGACCTTCAAGTTCAGTAATAGTATTTTATTGTAGAGAGGTACTGTAAGGTAAAACTAGGATATACTTgacattttatcattaaaatCTGCCAGATCCAGGTCATATCCATAAATTCAAACTATtggcatgtgtgtacatgtagcgatAGCCTACATGAACTAGTGAATTCTTCGAACTAGTCCTGTTGCTCATGGAAAGACACAATGACAGATCTGGTATCCTTGTTGACCGTGGGTGGTGGTTTCCTTCCTGCATGGTGTACTTGCCATTATCcataggagcctctcactaatgcagtcactCTGCGTTttaagaccagctcatgctgtcttcacTAATGTAATCGCGataaattcaagtccagctcatgctggcttcctctctgggcaTTTTTATCTGCCGGGAAcaagcagatggtcgtgggtttcctctgggctctgcgtGATTTCCTCCAATCaaaatgttggccaccgtcatataagagaaatattcttgagtacggcatgaaataccagtcatataaataataaacttttcATAGATCAGGTGATTAAGTAAGGCAGCACTAAATATGGTCTCATGTTAATAAAGATGAATGTCATGTGGATCTGATGACAGCAATGTGGATTTATTTGTCTGACTGGTTTTTACTGTtgtgttcaagaatttctcacttatacaatagtGGCTGAAAGGTGGGGAAAAAACTGTAAACCATCACCTTTTCCTATGTACCGGTactgtacttgacaaacctgaCTTACCGGATACTAGATCTGATGACGTATTCgtaaaataatgttgaaaatttatgttaaattagATGTTGTAGCAATATTCCTTTTTGCAAGGAAAGAGAAATGCAAGCAAACGATGAGTATGTGATATTGAAGGCAAATGTAAATGacatagattttttttattagtgaAATAGACACAGCAAGGAGGAAAGACTACCTCTTTGAATAGCGTtgaagggacataactctagAGGGCATATCAACTGTCGCGTGTGTGCGGGTACACTGGCGTGATACCGAAAATGGACGTTCGCTGAAGCGTGAAGGAATTCACATTTTACGCCTCCATTGGGAAATGCTGCTTACATTAACATGTCGCGAGTATGTGACAAGAGACGATAAATGGCTGGGAAACTTGCGGCGAAACGAAACGAGTATGGCTTACGAAATCTCAGTGTTTATAGTAACACGAAAAATGGGACCCGTATAATCTGGTTCAGGCTATATCATGTGTAGCCAAACTGTGGCCGTAGATATCCTGTTTATGCTTACGGACAGATAACCCTTGATAACTGTGTTCGCTTTGTTATGTTTGGAAATATGCGATCGCCGCCCAAATGTCAAAAACCGAACGTAGAAATCCAGGGCTAGTGGCCTCTTAAATTATGTAACACGAAGTGTTGAGAGCGttactgcttctaatgtgtagGATCGATGGCAAGGACATTTACTGCATGTTCACACACGCATAAAAACTTTCCTATCGTAAATTGATATCAACCATAATCAACTGATCTATTTTGAGTCTCGCCGAGAAcatgacaactgcacaaattcacaaaataaaaacattttcagacactacacccactgtggcctCCATCTCGTTCTGATAGTTGTCCATACAAGCCATGTGGTCAACCTGAGCACAGAAAAAAGTATGGTcgttcaagggagataatactTATGGCAGTCAGTATAGTAACACCAGGCAGGCCTATTCTCCCATTTGGTAACTTCCCTCCCTGTGACATCAGATGGCGCTGTTCTCTTCAGTCTTGTTCGTTCTCACAAGTGATCAAAAAGGGACCAGACAGATTAAGACCACAGTGGGTgtaatgtctgaaaatgtatttatttggtgaaTTTGTAAGGTTGGCACGGGTCGGTTTTGGTTGGAAGATATTTAGAACAtgttagttgattatggggcCTCTCAGTTGATGTCGATTTACACTGGGAAGTTTTAATGTGCCTGTGAAGATGCGttaaatgttccttaccgttgatccgacacattagaagcagtttccCTCTGTAAGGCTTACAACACTTTGTGTTGCTTGGTTTAAGAGTTGTGCCACTCTGCAACTATCTCACCACACGCCAGTAATTTGTCATATGGGGCCTAATACTAGGGCTACCTGGGTTAGCATTGTTATAGACCATATTGAGTTATGGATAGATAAGAGCTCCTGTGTATTGTCCAGTCATTAAGCTGACTCTCATCatgaacaagtgaaatatcctcaTGCCTCAGTCCAGTGTAAGTGTTAACTACATCTGTAATCTGAGTGAATTGataattttttcttaaattaattGCACTGAGAGATTATGAACGGGCAGGGAGATATGACAGTATTGTGACATCTACAGGATAGAGTGTATAGATGTTACAAAACAACCATgggtaaaaataaatagctcTCTGGTTCATGAAAAAGATAAAGGGCAAGATTTATATATTGGCTTTgtagaaaagtgttttattcTTTATGCTTTTCATTATGAACATACtgtattttttgcatttttgtgatGGCTGGTCTTATTTGTCTCTTCTTGGACTCTTTTGGCCAAAGTGTTCCGTTCACCATAGATGATGGTCTGATAAGGTGGAAGCTGATTTAGAAGGCTTGTCCATTACCAGGCATGCTCTCTGGTggtatttaaaattaaaaagttaCTTATTTTAGTACAGTATTTTATTGCATATTTCTGgttttcaagaaaccaaacttGATCTACATTGTATGCCAAACATTACACATAGTTGTATGCATAGTTTTCACTATTCATAGCCTTACAGGGTTGTCAGAAGAGGGAGTGGTGAAGCAGCCTGTGGGTGAGCATTCGTCAGACCTATCCTCCTGCTCCCTGGGGTTTGGGTACGCAAGCGTGGCTGGGCTGATGGGAGCATTAGCATCTGTGGGGGCCAAATTGGCATTGTCAGCAGAGGAAGCTGTGCAAGACGTCTGTGACTCCATGGTTCATTCCTCTTACATCCTGCTGGACGTACAGTGTGAAACAGTGAGTTATTGTGTCTTGTGATTAGTGTTTATACTGGtatatattgtttgtgtttacatgtgACGCAGTGAGGCAGTCAAAATGTTTTGAGCCGCTCTATGATATAAAACTTAAGTAGACTCTAGGAAAGCTTTTTAATTTGGGTGCCTTTTTAGCAGTTTGGACTACATGGTAATATTaagaaagattttaaattttctgttaGTCTAAATGTCCAAGTTAGATTTACTTAAGCTTCAGTATAATGAATACTGAATGCATTGACATATGAAGTGACATAGTTGTAACGTAAACTTAGTTAAGGTTTCATGTAGTTACACATAGTCCAAAACCAAACCACAATATGGGGTAGCCATATTGTGAAGCAATAATTGTATACTGTATGGTTCATTAGCTGATGAGAGGGCAGGCTTCCAGGAAATCCTAGGTCATCGACACAAACCTTACGTAGTGCCCTCGTGTAGCTGACATACCTGTGGCAGTAGACACAGAGATCAAGATGACTATGGAAGGGATTGAAGGCCATACAAAATTACCTCCAGACACTGAAGAGCTCAGGGTCCAACTAGCCGAACATGACTGCCCCAGGTAATGGTGTCTACTATATTTATGACTGGTCTACAAAAGATTGTTAGAAAAATCATTAATATGATTAACAGAAATCTTACAAATTGTGGTTTTGTGTTTCAGGTCACGGGGTCAATACGTGTGCTCTCTGGGGCAGTCCTGCTCGTAGCCAACATTCTCATGTGGGTCTTCTTCACCAAGTCCTTGCGTATTTGTTCCTCCTCTGTGGAGGCTACCATTACCAACACAGCAGTCAACTTTTTTGCATCGGTAAGGAAATGCTCTTTGCAGAACCATTAATTGGGCCACATATAATATTTATGGTTTATGgtaatactgtaaatgcctttttattcgcgggcACAAACTTTCACGGATTTATtaagaagacacattcgcaGGAATCAACTTTGGtggatcttaacagaatttttggacaactgataaacgaaTATCAATCTTAAATACAGAAACATcaggtaataaaacaactccagcattcaagtaacaatgttatcactTTTAACTTGTTTCCACCTggaagatgtgacaaaaattctatacaatagAGTAATAGAGTAGTGATCAGACAAAGaaagttaatcctcctaagcttttaatcttttgatttACAAGATGAAGCCCTTACTTGCTGCGTGAGCAAATATTCGTGTCACTCACTCTGGGAgacgacgaaggattaaatgtgatgtaaataaatcccactgtttaattctcatgcatcagcgGTGTGAAACTTTGAATGAACTGTGACAGACTTGactaaatttctcagaaatcaacgcgattctcatgcatcagcagtgtgaaACTTTGAATGAACTGTGACAGACTTGACTAagtttctcagaaatcatcggGCGTGTTGGATagtgatctgactggaaggcaagtacagtcaataaaaaaacagcctctctctatgtatattgtattacatacacacgcccagtacaaattatcgatttgtatgtctgtatccgcggcaataaatcaacaacaacaatgttgcAATGTGGCGATACTTGGATggagctaagcctccttaaaagaaatCAAGATTAATTGTCGATCagttaagctggatttgtgaaagccgaaatacattctaattaggcATTTctaattaacatgttttaaaaagtattagaactgtagtgcttgttaacgaaTTCCAAACTTTAAAGCATACTACATTAATgaattacttacatgggttttacaTTCGATGGTGCTTATTTTCgcagaaatgtgtttgccgcgaAATCCACGAATGTTAGTACCACacaaataaaaatgcatttacagtATCAGCCCTTAActgcttaaaggaaaagacagcTATTGTCAAATAAGGATGTTAACAAGATATGTATGATATACCATACAAGGGAGGGTTTCATTAAGTAAAATGAAATGCACAATTCCTAAAAGTGTTGTTtcctttatttctttaaaatgagTCTTTCTATTTGTTTCAGGGCCTGTGTGGCTTTCTTTTGTTTCATGAGCGGTTGCCCCCTCTTTGGTGGTGTGGAGCCTCACTCATTGTTTTAGGCCTTCTCTTCCTGAACAAAGGTTCCAGAACACACCACAGGGAAAAGACAGACTAAACCCACTACTGTATATTATGATATCAAAGGCATTTTTTAATCTGTGGGAAACATGTACTGGAAGATTTTTTAGTCCAATTTAGAAAGAGATACTTTTTACAGATATGACATAGTGACAGTCATCAGTGGTCAGGGAAATGTGGTAGATTTATACGCTGCTTTTATGGTGAGCAGACTTGCAAACCGAAAAGACTGGGCATagatttttggaaaatttgtcTCTGCTCTCAGTGCCAGTCTGAAGGTTGATCATGCCAATTGCTCTATTTTGTCTAGAAATATCAGCCCAAAAGCTTTATCAGGATGTAAACCAGTTGCCCAGATGCAAGTTGAAAAGCCTTGATTGAATGCCAGCACAATGGTTGGATATAGTCAGATATTAATAGAGATTGGTCTTGACATCAACCTGATGGTTTACCATTGTGTCATGGCGTTATTTCATGGGCTGATCTTGGTGCCTGTCCGAAGGTTAGACAGGATGTCAGCCCCATATTTAGTAAGGGTGTCAACCCAAAGGTTAATGATGATGTCTGTCTAAAGGTTAGTAAGGATGAAAGTCCAAAGGTTTGTAAGGAGGTCAGCCCAAAGCTTAGTCAGGATGTCAACCCAAAGGTTAGTCAGGATGCCAGTCCAAAGGTTAGTCAGGATGCCAGTCCAAAGTTTTGTCAGGATGTCAGCCAAAAGGTTAGTCATGATGTCTGTCCAAAGGTTAGTCAGGATGCCTGTTCAAAGGTTAGTCATGAAGTCTGTCCGAAGGTTTGTCAGAATGTCAGCCCAAAGGTTGGTCAGGATGTCAGCCCAAAGGTTAGTCATGATGCCACTCCAAAGGTTAATCAGGATGTCAGCTCAAGGTTAGTCAGGATGCCTGTCCAAAGGTTAATCAGGATGTCAGCCCAAAGGTTGGTCATGTCAGCCCAAGGTTAGTCTGGATATTAGCCCAAAGTTTAGTCATGATATCATCCCAAAAGTTGATCATTATTGCAGTTTAAATGCGAGTACAAAGGTTTGTCATCATGTCAGTCCAAAGGTTAGTCATGATATCAGCCCAAAGGTTAATCATGATGTCAGCCCAAAGGTTAGTCATGGTATCAGCCCAAATGTTAATCATGAAGTCAGCTCAAAGGTTAGTCATGATGTCAGTCCAAATGTTAGTCAGTATGTCAGGTTAATCATGATGTCAGCCCAAGTGTTAGTCATGATGTCAGCCCAAATGTTAGTAATGATGCCAGCCCAAATGGTGGTCAGGATTTTAGCCCAAAGGTTGCTCATGATGTTAGCCAAAAAGACTGGCAATATCAGCCTAAAGATTTGTCATGATGTTAGGCCAAAGGTTGGTCAAGTTAGCCCAAAGGTTGGTCAAGTTAGCACAAAGGTTGATCATGATGTTAGTCCAAAGGCTTGTGATGATGTTAACCTAAAGGTTTTGTCATGATGTTAGCCCAGAGTTGGTTATCTTAGACCAAAGGTTGGTCATGAGGTTAGGCCAAAGGTTGATAATGATGTTAGCCCAAAGGCTGGCCATGATGTTGGCCCAAAGGCTGTCATGTTGTTAGCCCAAAGGCTGGCCATCGTTAGCCCAAAGGCTGGTCATGTTGTTAGCCCAAAGGCTGGTAAGGTTGTTAGCCCAAAGGCTGGCCATCGTGTTAGCCCAAAGGCTGGTCGTGTTGTTACCCCAAGGGCTGGCCATGGTGTTAGCCCAAAGGCTGGCCCTATTAGCCCAATGGCTGGCCATGTTAGCCCAAAGGCTGGTCATGTTGTTAGCCCAACGGCTGGCCATCGTGTTAGCCCAAAGGCTGGTCATGTTGTTAGCCCAAGGGCTGGCCTTGGTGTTAGCCCAAAGGCTGGTCATGTTCTTAGCCCAAGGGCTGGCCATGTTAACCCAAAGGCTGATCATGTTAGCCCAAAGCTTGGCCATGTTAGCCCAAAGCTTGGCCATGTTAGCCCAAAATCCAATCATGTTGTTAGCCCAAAGGCTGGCCATGTTAGTCCAAAGGCTGGTCATGTTGTTAGTCCAAAGGCTGGTCATGGTGTTAGCTCAAAGTCTGGCCATGTTGTTAGCCCAAAGGCTAGCCATGTTGCCAGCCCAAAGGCTGGTCATGTTAGCCCAAAGGCTGACCATGTTGTTAGCCCGAAGGCTGACCATGTTGCCAGCCCAAAGGCTGGTCGTGTTGTTACCCCAAAGGCTGGTCGTGTTGTTAGCTCAAGGGTTGGTCATGTTGTTAGCGCGAGGGTTGGTCATGTTGTTAGCGTGAAGGTTGGTCATGTTGTTAGCTCAAGGGTTGTTAGCTCAAGGGTTGGTCGTCTTGTTAGCTCAAGGGTTGGTCACGTTGTTAGCTCAAGGGTTGGCTGTGTTGTTAGCTCAAGGGTTGGTCGTGTTGTTAGCTCAAGGATTGGTCATGTTGTTAGCTTGAGGTTTGGTCATGTTGTTAGCTGAAGGGTGGGTCATGCTGTTAGCTGGAGGGTTGGTCGTGTTGTTAGCCCAAAGGCTGGTCGTGTTGTTACCTCAAGGGTTGGTCATGTTGTTAGCTCAAGGGTTGTTAGCTCAAGGGTTGGTCATGCTGTTGGCTCGAGGGTTGGTCGTGCTGTTAGCTCGAGGGTTGGTCGTGTTGTTAGCTCAAGGGCTGGTCGTGTTGTTAGCTCAAGGATCGGTCATGTTGATAGCTCGAGGTTTGGTCATGTTGTTAGCTCAAGGGTTTTTAGCTCAAGGGTTGGTCGTGCTGTTAACTCAAGGGTTGGTTGTGTTGTTAGCTCAAGGGTTGGTCATGTTGTTAGCTCAAGGGTTGGTCGTGCTGTTAGCTCAAGGGTTGGTCGTGTTGTTAGCTCAAGGGTTGGTCAAGTTGTTAGCTCGAGGGTTGGCTGTGTTGTTAGCTCGAGGGTTGGTCGTGCTGTTATCTCGAGGGTTGGTCATGTTGTTAGCTCGAGGTTTGGTCATGTTGTTAGCTTAAGGGTTGGTCATGTTATCTGGAGGGTTGGTCATGTTGTTGGCTCAAGGGTTGGTCATACTGTTAGCTCGAGGGTAGGTCATGTTGTTAGCTCGAGGTTTGGTCATGTTGTCAGCCCAAAGGTTAATCATGATGTCAGCCCAAATGTTAGTCATGGTGTCAGTCCAAATGTTAGTCATGATGTCAGGCCAGACATTAGTCATGATTTCAGCCCAAAGGTAGTCATGATGTGTGTCCAAAGGTTGGTCATGATGTTAGCCCAAAGCTGGCCAGGATGTTAGCCCAAAGGTTGCTCATGATGTTAGCCAAAAAGACTGGCAATATCAGCCTAAAGATTTGTCATGATGTTAGGCCAAAGGCTGGTCATGTTAGCCCAAAGGTTGGTCATGTTAGCACAAAGGTTGATCATGATGTTAGTCCAAAGGCTTGTGAT belongs to Liolophura sinensis isolate JHLJ2023 chromosome 9, CUHK_Ljap_v2, whole genome shotgun sequence and includes:
- the LOC135474863 gene encoding transmembrane protein 42-like isoform X1; translated protein: MLLTLTCREYVTRDDKWLGNLRRNETRLSEEGVVKQPVGEHSSDLSSCSLGFGYASVAGLMGALASVGAKLALSAEEAVQDVCDSMVHSSYILLDVQCETVTGSIRVLSGAVLLVANILMWVFFTKSLRICSSSVEATITNTAVNFFASGLCGFLLFHERLPPLWWCGASLIVLGLLFLNKGSRTHHREKTD
- the LOC135474863 gene encoding transmembrane protein 42-like isoform X2, encoding MAGKLAAKRNDLTGLSEEGVVKQPVGEHSSDLSSCSLGFGYASVAGLMGALASVGAKLALSAEEAVQDVCDSMVHSSYILLDVQCETVTGSIRVLSGAVLLVANILMWVFFTKSLRICSSSVEATITNTAVNFFASGLCGFLLFHERLPPLWWCGASLIVLGLLFLNKGSRTHHREKTD